In one window of Solanum pennellii chromosome 2, SPENNV200 DNA:
- the LOC107009644 gene encoding uncharacterized protein LOC107009644: MASSSSTKNNTVVQSRFIKIILFQHERIHLSIPHDFERRCCNDILSPVYLEVPTGQVWEVELRHSEGHIWFTKGWQDFCDYYSISCGHFLMFGYNTPSHFDVTIFDMSAAEIEYPYSSRTFHFHETHHAPIIDLSESDVDIMEDTPRRQKLKEKVVDHSLENLCDGQFSKRKRHGDDVASPSFTKKGQNCRIHKKDSKSVYDQNKTVMEKESSTAYQQAKAFKSKNPFTISFMQPSYVSASCNLSIPLKFARKYFLENNGNLVLRVPGIGSWSVKCTLGMTNGKVGSGWKAFVQDNKLKVGDVCVFEVLKGQLFVDVIIFRAAGSTLIHNIVAEVPRVSCSQPKVVQTKKSKQHTGGSYGLNLKIKEEQGEGTEILGHCPLGRGSKRKQPEVDAVVPSFTRNTKKSGGSCGLHKKQSKIVYDKYKTVTDKKSSIAYQRAKAFKSKNPFIVSFMQPSYISKHYILKIWSAFARKYFLENDGNLVLRVSGSGSWSVKCTITTASAKFNYGWKTFVLENELKLGDVCVFEVIKGGQLFVDVTIFRAAGSIIVAEVPGRSDRKSKVIKEEHGKGTEIEHSVKVLGHCPLGNDSKRRRPARKAEDVASPSFTRKPKKSGESCRMHKQQTKMVNAKRKTVLDKEMTIAYQRAKAFRSKNPFVIYFMQPSYVSRPYNLHMRFSYAQKYLWEKCGDLVLRAAGRGSWSVKYDLGLPEGRIRLSWRAFVLDNKLKSGDVCVFELIKGTQPFLDVTIFRADERKPKHTTDGGVSGFRNKIIKSDNSVPCPQTKIDHSRKHNLEKKQKGDSDGLITSKVKEKLREDTLRHGQQSTSFCMGTVVAKEMVLAYQKAKAFTSENSFFLSFMQPSYVSLARGPIQLSIASSVARKFFSTRQSDVVLEVSSKRRWTVKCSVGIKTAKFSTGWKEFVVDNKLKVGDVCIFEWTGRPNLVFNVIIFPSCGGI, from the exons TTTTAAGCCCGGTGTATCTTGAGGTTCCCACCGGACAAGTGTGGGAGGTTGAATTGCGACATTCTGAAGGTCATATTTGGTTTACCAAAGGATGGCAGGATTTCTGTGACTATTATTCGATAAGCTGTGGACACTTTTTGATGTTTGGATACAACACTCCTTCCCATTTTGATGTCACTATATTTGATATGAGTGCAGCAGAAATCGAATATCCATATAGTTCACGCACCTTCCATTTCCATGAAACACACCATGCACCAATAATTGACCTGTCCGAGTCGGATGTTGATATCATGGAGGATACTCCAAGACGCcagaagttgaaagaaaaagttGTTGATCATTCTCTTGAAAACCTGTGCGATGGACAGTTCAGCAAAAGGAAAAGGCACGGGGATGATGTAGCTTCACCTTCTTTCACAAAAAAGGGCCAAA ACTGCAGGATTCACAAGAAAGACTCCAAGAGTGTTTACGATCAGAACAAGACGGTAATGGAAAAAGAGAGCTCTACAGCGTATCAACAAGCAAAAGCTTTTAAATCTAAGAATCCGTTCACTATATCTTTTATGCAGCCATCATATGTCTCTGCTTCATGCAATCTG TCCATACCGTTGAAGTTTGCTAGGAAGTATTTCCTTGAGAACAATGGCAATTTAGTGCTTCGTGTTCCAGGAATTGGATCTTGGTCTGTCAAATGCACTTTGGGAATGACAAATGGTAAAGTTGGTTCTGGTTGGAAGGCATTCGTGCAAGACAATAAGTTAAAAGTTGGCGATGTTTGTGTATTTGAAGTGCTTAAGGGACAGCTCTTTGTAGATGTCATAATTTTCCGTGCAGCTGGGAGCACACTAATACACAATATAGTTGCAGAAGTGCCACGGGTTTCATGTTCACAACCCAAAGTAGTACAAACCAAGAAATCAAAGCAGCATACAGGAGGTTCATATGGTCTCAACTTAAAAATTAAAG AAGAACAAGGTGAAGGCACTGAGATTTTGGGTCATTGTCCGTTAGGACGTGGAAGCAAAAGAAAACAACCTGAAGTGGATGCAGTGGTGCCTTCTTTCACAAGAAATACCAAAA AAAGCGGAGGAAGTTGTGGGTTGCACAAGAAACAATCCAAGATTGTTTATGATAAGTACAAGACAGTAACGGACAAAAAGAGCTCTATAGCATATCAAAGAGCAAAAGCTTTTAAATCGAAGAATCCATTCATTGTATCTTTTATGCAACCATCGTATATCTCCAAACATTACATTCTG AAAATATGGTCAGCATTTGCGAGGAAGTATTTCCTTGAGAACGATGGCAATTTAGTGCTTCGTGTTTCAGGCAGTGGATCTTGGTCTGTCAAATGCACTATTACAACAGCAAGTGCGAAATTTAATTATGGTTGGAAGACATTTGTGCTAGAAAATGAGTTAAAACTTGGTGATGTTTGTGTATTTGAAGTGATTAAAGGCGGTCAACTCTTCGTAGATGTCACAATATTTCGTGCAGCTGGGAGCATTATAGTAGCAGAAGTGCCAGGGCGTTCTGATAGGAAAAGTAAGGTTATCAAAG AAGAACATGGCAAAGGCACTGAGATTGAGCATTCTGTTAAGGTTTTGGGCCATTGTCCGTTAGGAAATGACAGTAAAAGAAGGAGACCAGCAAGGAAGGCAGAGGATGTGGCTTCACCGTCTTTCACAAGAAAACCCAAAA AAAGCGGAGAAAGTTGCAGGATGCACAAGCAACAAACTAAGATGGTTAATGCTAAGAGAAAGACAGTATTGGACAAAGAGATGACCATAGCATATCAAAGAGCAAAAGCTTTTAGGTCGAAGAATCcatttgttatatattttatgcAGCCATCATATGTCTCAAGACCATACAATCTG CACATGCGTTTCTCATATGCTCAGAAATATTTATGGGAGAAATGTGGCGATTTAGTGCTTCGTGCTGCTGGCAGGGGATCTTGGTCTGTTAAATATGATCTGGGGCTACCAGAAGGGAGAATTCGCCTAAGTTGGAGGGCATTTGTGCTGGACAATAAGTTAAAAAGTGGTGATGTCTGTGTATTTGAACTGATTAAGGGCACTCAGCCCTTTTTAGATGTCACTATATTTCGTGCAGACGAGAGAAAACCAAAGCATACAACAGATGGAGGTGTTTCTGGTTTTAGAAACAAGATAATCAAATCTGATAATTCAGTACCATGTCCTCAAACCAAAATAGATCACAGTAGGAAACATAATCTTGAAAAGAAGCAGAAAGGCGATTCCGATGGTCTCATCACTTCAAAAGTGAAAG AAAAACTCAGGGAAGACACATTGAGGCATGGGCAGCAATCTACGTCTTTTTGTATGGGCACAGTAGTAGCCAAAGAAATGGTTCTGGCATATCAAAAAGCAAAAGCATTTACATCTGAAAATTCATTCTTCTTAAGCTTTATGCAACCATCGTATGTGTCTCTTGCTAGAGGCCCAATTCAACTG AGCATAGCGTCATCAGTAGCTAGGAAATTTTTTTCCACTAGACAGAGTGACGTGGTACTTGAAGTTTCAAGCAAGAGACGATGGACTGTAAAATGCAGTGTTGGAATAAAAACCGCAAAGTTTAGTACTGGTTGGAAGGAGTTTGTGGTGGACAACAAGCTAAAAGTTGGGGATGTTTGCATCTTTGAATGGACTGGTAGACCCAACCTTGTGTTCAATGTCATAATATTTCCTTCTTGTGGAGGTATTTGA